From a single Nicotiana tabacum cultivar K326 chromosome 8, ASM71507v2, whole genome shotgun sequence genomic region:
- the LOC107823595 gene encoding immune-associated nucleotide-binding protein 9-like, which translates to MVGSSVSDDWEFIGNGARTLLLIGRTGDGRSATGNSILGRKAFRSMPSFSGVTRTCEIQRTELEDGQILDVIDTPGFDLTAKSESVGNEIIKGIDLADDGIHAVLLVLSVRTRFSKEEQAAIQYFRELFGDKISDYMIVVFTGGDELEDNETLNDHLDSSCPEPLKEVLKLCENRHVLFDNETKNPMKKADQLRELLFHVNIVVQKTGGKPYTNNLFKEVKKMELHNDKLEANSSPGNIKQEVTELKEQLQRWSCEEQHRQLSEMVETKLKEIMHSLEKHLGVEKNVESNNQLFRDILEKKAQRESKALISLKGIENYGSSTASSGKAFLFSLVKNIVLGNKEDRQLITGLHTVADIHCEKCNEFLHSFSHCLSVPVLMDLGSKITQMLVNTGVQH; encoded by the exons ATGGTTGGAAGTTCAGTCAGTGATGATTGGGAATTTATTGGAAATGGAGCTCGGACACTACTTCTGATTGGGCGTACAGGTGACGGGAGAAGTGCCACGGGCAATAGCATTCTTGGAAGAAAGGCATTCAGATCAATGCCTAGCTTTAGTGGTGTTACAAGAACTTGTGAAATCCAGAGGACTGAATTAGAAGATGGACAGATTCTTGATGTGATTGATACCCCTG GATTTGACTTAACAGCTAAGTCTGAATCAGTTGGAAATGAAATAATCAAAGGCATTGATTTGGCCGATGATGGCATCCATGCTGTTCTTTTGGTTTTGTCTGTACGAACTCGCTTTTCAAAAGAAGAACAAGCTGCTATCCAGTACTTTAGGGAGTTGTTCGGGGACAAAATTAGTGATTATATGATTGTCGTCTTCACTGGAGGGGATGAGCTTGAAGACAATGAGACGCTGAATGATCACTTAGATAGTTCCTGCCCTGAGCCTTTAAAG GAAGTTCTTAAGCTCTGTGAAAACAGACATGTGCTATTCGACAATGAGACTAAAAATCCAATGAAGAAAGCTGACCAATTGAGGGAACTTCTTTTCCATGTGAATATCGTTGTACAAAAGACTGGTGGAAAACCATATACGAATAACTTGTTCAAGGAAGTAAAG AAGATGGAACTTCATAATGACAAGTTGGAGGCTAACTCTTCGCCGGGAAATATAAAGCAAGAGGTaactgagttgaaggaacaactgcAGAGGTGGTCTTGCGAGGAGCAACATAGGCAACTATCTGAAATG GTCGAAACTAAGTTGAAGGAGATCATGCATAGTCTTGAAAAGCATTTGGGGGTGGAAAAAAATGTGGAGAGCAACAATCAATTATTTAGAGATATCTTGGAGAAGAAAGCTCAAAGGGAGAGTAAGGCGCTGATCAGCCTCAAAG GTATAGAAAATTATGGTTCTTCCACT GCAAGTAGTGGCAAAGCTTTCCTTTTTTCTCTGGTGAAGAATATTGTTCTTGGAAACAAAGAAGATAGACAACTTATTACTGGTCTTCACACAGTTGCTGACATTCACTGTGAGAAATGCAATGAG TTTCTCCATAGTTTCTCGCATTGTTTATCAGTGCCTGTTTTGATGGATTTGGGATCAAAGATAACTCAAATGCTGGTAAATACTGGAGTTCAACACTAG
- the LOC107777063 gene encoding agamous-like MADS-box protein AGL11 isoform X1, with protein sequence MCTKFPLCMRFGEKPDHKMGRGKIEIKRIENNTNRQVTFCKRRNGLLKKAYELSVLCEAEIALIVFSSRGRVYEYSNNNIKATIDRYKKATSETSNACTTQELNAQFYQQESKKLRQQIQMIQNSNRHLVGEGLSSLNVRELKQLENRLERGITRIRSKKHEMILAETENLQKREIQLEQENAFLRSKIAENERLQELSMMPTGGQDYSAIQQYLARNMLQLNMMEGGIPSYHQLPTDKKSLELHE encoded by the exons aTGTGCACGAAGTTCCCGCTATGCATGAGATTCGGGGAAAAGCCGGACCATAAG ATGGGGAGAGGAAAGATAGAGATAAAGAGAATAGAGAACAACACAAATAGGCAGGTGACATTTTGCAAGAGAAGAAATGGACTCCTCAAAAAGGCCTATGAACTCTCAGTACTTTGTGAAGCTGAGATTGCTCTTATTGTTTTCTCCAGCCGTGGCCGCGTCTACGAGTACTCTAACAACAA CATTAAGGCAACTATTGATCGGTACAAGAAGGCAACTTCAGAAACCTCTAATGCTTGCACCACTCAAGAGCTCAATGCTCAg TTTTACCAACAAGAATCGAAAAAGCTGCGCCAACAGATACAGATGATCCAGAATTCAAACAG GCATTTGGTTGGTGAAGGCTTAAGCTCTTTGAACGTAAGGGAGCTGAAGCAGTTGGAGAATAGACTTGAACGAGGCATTACTAGAATTAGGTCAAAAAAG CATGAGATGATACTAGCTGAAACTGAGAATTTGCAGAAGAGG GAAATTCAACTTGAACAAGAAAATGCATTCCTCAGATCAAAG ATAGCTGAAAATGAGAGGCTTCAGGAACTAAGCATGATGCCTACTGGTGGGCAAGATTACAGTGCAATTCAGCAATATTTAGCAAGAAATATGCTTCAACTTAATATGATGGAAGGAGGAATTCCTTCCTATCATCAATTGCCTACTGACAAGAAGTCCCTTGAGCTTCATGAGTAG
- the LOC107777063 gene encoding agamous-like MADS-box protein AGL11 isoform X2, protein MGRGKIEIKRIENNTNRQVTFCKRRNGLLKKAYELSVLCEAEIALIVFSSRGRVYEYSNNNIKATIDRYKKATSETSNACTTQELNAQFYQQESKKLRQQIQMIQNSNRHLVGEGLSSLNVRELKQLENRLERGITRIRSKKHEMILAETENLQKREIQLEQENAFLRSKIAENERLQELSMMPTGGQDYSAIQQYLARNMLQLNMMEGGIPSYHQLPTDKKSLELHE, encoded by the exons ATGGGGAGAGGAAAGATAGAGATAAAGAGAATAGAGAACAACACAAATAGGCAGGTGACATTTTGCAAGAGAAGAAATGGACTCCTCAAAAAGGCCTATGAACTCTCAGTACTTTGTGAAGCTGAGATTGCTCTTATTGTTTTCTCCAGCCGTGGCCGCGTCTACGAGTACTCTAACAACAA CATTAAGGCAACTATTGATCGGTACAAGAAGGCAACTTCAGAAACCTCTAATGCTTGCACCACTCAAGAGCTCAATGCTCAg TTTTACCAACAAGAATCGAAAAAGCTGCGCCAACAGATACAGATGATCCAGAATTCAAACAG GCATTTGGTTGGTGAAGGCTTAAGCTCTTTGAACGTAAGGGAGCTGAAGCAGTTGGAGAATAGACTTGAACGAGGCATTACTAGAATTAGGTCAAAAAAG CATGAGATGATACTAGCTGAAACTGAGAATTTGCAGAAGAGG GAAATTCAACTTGAACAAGAAAATGCATTCCTCAGATCAAAG ATAGCTGAAAATGAGAGGCTTCAGGAACTAAGCATGATGCCTACTGGTGGGCAAGATTACAGTGCAATTCAGCAATATTTAGCAAGAAATATGCTTCAACTTAATATGATGGAAGGAGGAATTCCTTCCTATCATCAATTGCCTACTGACAAGAAGTCCCTTGAGCTTCATGAGTAG